Proteins from a single region of Paraglaciecola sp. T6c:
- a CDS encoding 2,5-didehydro-3-deoxy-L-galactonate 5-reductase: protein MLEKFSLEGKVALVTGCKRGIGKGIALGLAEAGADIIGVSASLALEGSDVENEVKALGRNFKGYQCDFSDRDALYAFIKEVKADFPKIDILVNNAGTILRAPAAEHGDDLWDKVIDVNLNSQFILSREIGKEMVARQSGKIIFTASLLTFQGGITVPGYAASKGAIGQLVMALSNEWAGKGVNVNAIAPGYIDTDNTQALREDSERSAAILGRIPQGRWGNPDDFKGPAVFLASDAASYVNGAILLVDGGWMGR, encoded by the coding sequence ATGTTAGAAAAATTCAGTTTAGAAGGTAAAGTTGCTCTAGTAACGGGGTGTAAGCGCGGCATAGGTAAAGGGATCGCGCTAGGGCTGGCCGAAGCAGGCGCGGATATCATTGGCGTTTCAGCAAGCTTAGCGCTTGAAGGTTCAGACGTTGAAAACGAAGTGAAAGCACTGGGTCGTAATTTCAAAGGTTATCAATGTGACTTTTCAGACCGTGATGCGTTGTACGCTTTTATTAAAGAAGTTAAAGCTGATTTTCCTAAAATCGATATTTTGGTGAATAACGCAGGCACTATTTTGCGTGCTCCCGCAGCGGAACATGGCGATGATTTATGGGATAAAGTGATTGACGTAAACTTAAACTCTCAGTTCATTCTTAGCCGAGAAATTGGCAAAGAGATGGTGGCCCGCCAGTCTGGAAAAATCATTTTCACTGCATCATTACTCACCTTTCAAGGCGGCATTACGGTACCGGGCTACGCGGCAAGTAAAGGCGCTATTGGTCAATTGGTGATGGCACTGTCAAACGAATGGGCAGGCAAAGGCGTGAATGTTAACGCTATAGCCCCGGGTTATATTGATACTGACAATACACAAGCATTGCGCGAAGATAGCGAGCGCTCGGCGGCAATTTTAGGGCGAATTCCGCAAGGTCGCTGGGGCAACCCTGACGACTTCAAAGGGCCTGCGGTCTTTTTAGCTTCTGACGCTGCCAGTTACGTCAATGGCGCTATTTTATTGGTCGATGGCGGCTGGATGGGGAGATAA
- the aldA gene encoding aldehyde dehydrogenase, with protein sequence MTVQDLHFKNKVNFIGGQYVPSNESDTIDILSPSTGKVIGEIPAGCKADAENALEVAQAAQKAWAKLTARTRQNMLRTFANKIRENKHILAPMLVAEQGKLLSVAEMEVDVTATFIDYGCDNALTIEGDILPSDNQDEKIYIHKVPRGVVVGITAWNFPLALAGRKIGPALITGNTMVLKPTQETPLATTELGRIAKEAGLPDGVLNVINGTGSVVGQTLCESPITKMITMTGSTVAGKQIYKTSAEYMTPVMLELGGKAPMVVMDDADLDKAAEDALWGRFANCGQVCTCVERLYVHASVYDEFMAKFLPLVKGLKVGDPMDADSQMGPKCNQREIDNIDHIVHEAIKQGATVATGGKTATVEGFEGGCWYEPTVLVDVKQDNIVVHEETFGPILPIVKVSSMEQAIEFCNDSIYGLSAYVHTQSFANINQAISDLEVGEVYINRGMGEQHQGFHNGWKQSGFGGEDGKFGLEQYLEKKTVYINEA encoded by the coding sequence ATGACTGTTCAAGATTTACACTTTAAAAACAAGGTTAATTTCATTGGAGGGCAATATGTGCCCTCTAACGAATCCGATACAATTGACATACTTAGCCCGTCAACTGGCAAAGTCATAGGCGAAATACCGGCAGGTTGTAAAGCGGATGCTGAAAATGCCCTAGAGGTGGCTCAGGCCGCGCAAAAAGCATGGGCTAAATTAACCGCTCGTACACGCCAGAATATGCTGCGTACCTTCGCTAACAAAATTCGTGAGAATAAACACATTCTTGCCCCTATGCTCGTCGCTGAGCAAGGCAAATTGTTATCAGTAGCCGAAATGGAAGTGGACGTAACCGCTACGTTTATCGACTACGGATGTGACAATGCCCTGACCATAGAAGGCGACATTTTGCCTTCAGATAATCAGGACGAAAAAATATACATTCATAAGGTACCAAGAGGCGTGGTTGTGGGCATTACCGCCTGGAATTTCCCTCTGGCATTAGCAGGTCGAAAAATTGGCCCTGCGCTTATTACCGGTAATACCATGGTGTTAAAGCCTACCCAAGAAACGCCGCTTGCAACGACTGAGCTTGGGCGTATTGCCAAAGAAGCAGGCCTTCCCGATGGCGTATTAAACGTCATAAATGGTACTGGCTCTGTGGTCGGGCAAACCTTATGTGAAAGCCCCATCACTAAAATGATCACCATGACAGGCTCCACTGTCGCGGGTAAACAAATTTATAAAACCAGCGCAGAGTATATGACCCCTGTCATGCTTGAGTTAGGTGGTAAAGCGCCGATGGTCGTCATGGATGATGCCGATCTTGATAAGGCGGCAGAAGATGCACTGTGGGGGCGTTTTGCCAACTGCGGACAGGTATGCACTTGTGTAGAACGCTTATATGTTCATGCAAGTGTTTACGATGAGTTTATGGCTAAATTCTTACCTTTAGTGAAAGGGTTGAAAGTCGGGGATCCCATGGATGCAGACTCACAAATGGGCCCTAAGTGTAACCAGCGTGAAATTGATAATATCGACCACATAGTGCATGAAGCCATCAAGCAAGGTGCAACGGTTGCCACTGGCGGTAAGACGGCAACAGTTGAAGGCTTCGAAGGCGGCTGTTGGTATGAGCCCACCGTTTTAGTGGATGTTAAACAAGACAATATAGTGGTGCACGAAGAAACCTTCGGCCCCATTCTACCTATCGTTAAAGTCAGTAGTATGGAACAAGCTATCGAGTTTTGTAACGACAGCATCTATGGTTTAAGCGCTTACGTACACACCCAAAGCTTTGCCAATATTAATCAAGCTATCAGTGATTTAGAAGTCGGTGAAGTGTATATCAACCGCGGAATGGGTGAGCAGCATCAGGGCTTCCACAACGGCTGGAAACAAAGCGGTTTTGGCGGTGAAGACGGTAAGTTTGGCCTTGAGCAATACTTGGAAAAGAAAACCGTTTATATCAATGAGGCTTAG
- the bioD gene encoding dethiobiotin synthase, translating to MSLDSPSTNQRHLKSHQQSISKNALQQGSSEYTPAEQTPSDQRPLKESKQHAFFVTGTDTEVGKTFVSCALLAACHDAGLSTAAYKPVSAGCDVTQAGLRNEDALALQQASNTPLSYDEVNPIAFAEPIAPHLACEKLMTKGQGAPIELDTINEGYVALIEKKSDMLLVEGAGGWRLPLGQNSQGQEQFLSDFAISQKLPVILVVGMRLGCINHALLTAQSIEQDGLNVAGWVANMLEPEMPFLEENIHSLARLLNAPLIARVPRAESPIAVKARINLSLLGVKKPD from the coding sequence ATGTCGCTAGACTCACCCAGCACTAATCAACGCCACCTTAAAAGTCATCAGCAAAGCATCAGCAAAAATGCCTTACAACAAGGCTCTTCAGAGTATACGCCTGCGGAGCAAACGCCCTCAGATCAAAGGCCCTTAAAAGAAAGTAAGCAACATGCTTTTTTCGTGACAGGCACTGACACTGAAGTGGGCAAAACCTTTGTTAGCTGTGCGTTACTAGCAGCGTGTCATGACGCTGGCTTATCAACAGCGGCATATAAACCCGTATCCGCTGGTTGCGACGTGACCCAGGCGGGCCTTAGAAATGAAGATGCACTGGCGTTACAACAAGCCAGTAATACCCCACTTAGCTACGATGAAGTAAACCCAATTGCGTTTGCAGAGCCTATCGCGCCGCATTTAGCCTGCGAAAAGTTAATGACTAAAGGCCAGGGGGCTCCCATTGAGTTAGATACCATAAACGAAGGCTACGTAGCCTTAATAGAGAAAAAAAGCGATATGCTTTTGGTAGAAGGCGCGGGCGGTTGGCGTTTACCCCTTGGTCAAAATAGTCAGGGCCAAGAACAGTTTTTATCTGACTTTGCCATTAGCCAAAAACTGCCAGTGATCTTAGTTGTTGGTATGCGGTTAGGCTGTATTAATCACGCGTTGTTAACAGCACAATCAATAGAGCAGGACGGTCTTAATGTTGCTGGTTGGGTCGCTAATATGCTTGAGCCAGAAATGCCATTTTTGGAAGAGAACATCCACAGTCTGGCGCGTTTACTTAATGCACCCTTGATCGCGCGAGTGCCACGCGCAGAAAGCCCCATAGCCGTGAAAGCACGCATTAATTTATCATTGCTGGGGGTAAAAAAGCCTGACTGA